A section of the Candidatus Thioglobus autotrophicus genome encodes:
- a CDS encoding YifB family Mg chelatase-like AAA ATPase, producing the protein MESRRFGGGVSQLAKIFTRASTGLDAPIVTIEVHISGGLPGFSIVGLPEGALKESKDRVRSALINSRFKSPKGRITVSLAPANLPKRGGRYDLPIALGILLASGQVKPEVDITKIEFYGELGLDGLLHTTEGLLPAIIEAHKAKHTLVIPADDYAQCALAEQAKIFPAKHLLQVCEFLSGVGEPEQCSTPSEFQAIYANDFSQVKGQYQAKRALEVAASGGHNILLRGTPGSGKTMLAERLPSILPPLSTEKALQRASIYSIAGKILDSSQMYRRAFRAPHHSSSAVSLVGGGSYPRPGEISLAHEGVLFLDELPEFPRQVLETLRQPLESGEIHVSRAQQQVTFPANFQLVAAMNPCPCGYYGDGTSKCHCTQDQIRKYQVKISGPLLDRIDMVLEVPPLPKELLLAQKSESIENSETIRARVLDCYNMQLNRQGKLNDRLSPDEIDNLIILDKDNKQLLESVIDKLHLSARAYHRILKVARTIADLDHAQEVEQRHLIEAIGYRRHNG; encoded by the coding sequence ATGGAGTCTAGAAGATTTGGAGGCGGTGTGAGTCAACTGGCTAAAATTTTTACGCGCGCCTCAACAGGGCTTGATGCGCCAATAGTTACCATTGAAGTGCATATTTCTGGTGGCTTGCCTGGGTTTTCTATTGTTGGATTGCCTGAAGGTGCACTCAAAGAAAGTAAAGATCGAGTTCGATCTGCTCTGATTAATTCACGTTTTAAATCCCCCAAAGGGCGTATTACTGTTAGCTTGGCACCGGCCAACCTGCCCAAGCGTGGTGGACGCTATGATTTGCCTATTGCACTTGGCATACTGCTGGCCTCTGGCCAAGTTAAACCTGAAGTTGATATAACAAAGATTGAATTCTATGGCGAGCTAGGTTTGGACGGCTTGTTGCATACGACTGAGGGCCTACTGCCGGCTATTATTGAGGCGCACAAGGCCAAACACACACTGGTTATTCCCGCTGATGATTATGCACAATGTGCTCTGGCTGAACAGGCAAAAATATTTCCAGCTAAGCATTTGTTGCAAGTTTGTGAATTTTTATCAGGTGTGGGCGAGCCTGAGCAGTGCTCAACCCCGAGTGAATTTCAAGCAATTTATGCGAATGATTTTTCGCAGGTTAAAGGCCAATATCAGGCTAAACGCGCATTGGAAGTTGCGGCTAGTGGCGGGCATAATATTTTATTGCGCGGTACACCAGGCTCTGGCAAAACCATGTTGGCAGAAAGGCTGCCTTCGATACTACCACCCTTGAGCACTGAGAAAGCTTTACAAAGGGCTTCTATTTATTCCATTGCTGGAAAAATACTAGATAGCTCGCAAATGTATCGTCGAGCATTTCGAGCGCCACATCATTCATCTTCAGCCGTCTCATTGGTTGGCGGCGGCTCTTACCCTAGGCCGGGAGAGATTTCTCTTGCGCATGAAGGGGTGTTGTTTTTAGATGAGTTGCCTGAATTTCCGCGCCAGGTTTTAGAAACTTTAAGACAACCCTTAGAGAGTGGCGAGATACATGTTTCACGGGCACAACAACAAGTCACTTTTCCGGCTAATTTTCAGTTGGTTGCTGCCATGAACCCTTGTCCGTGCGGGTATTATGGCGATGGTACTAGCAAGTGTCATTGTACGCAGGATCAAATTCGAAAATACCAAGTTAAAATTTCGGGCCCATTATTAGACCGTATTGATATGGTATTAGAGGTTCCACCTTTGCCAAAAGAGCTGCTATTAGCTCAAAAAAGTGAGTCAATAGAAAATAGCGAAACCATTAGAGCACGTGTATTAGATTGTTATAATATGCAGCTAAACAGACAGGGTAAATTAAATGATCGTCTAAGTCCAGACGAGATTGATAACCTGATTATTTTAGATAAAGATAATAAGCAATTATTAGAGAGTGTGATTGACAAACTGCACCTTTCGGCAAGAGCTTATCACCGAATTTTAAAAGTGGCTAGAACCATTGCTGATTTAGATCATGCCCAAGAAGTTGAGCAGCGCCATCTAATTGAAGCCATTGGGTATCGGCGACATAACGGATAA
- the hisA gene encoding 1-(5-phosphoribosyl)-5-[(5-phosphoribosylamino)methylideneamino]imidazole-4-carboxamide isomerase, with the protein MVIIPAIDLKDGQCVRLRQGLMDDTTVFSDNPVKMAAQWVDQGAKRLHLVDLNGAFEGKPINAASVTEITKEFPNLPVQIGGGIRNMQIANTYIEAGISYLIIGTMAVTHPEFVSELCREFPGKVIVGLDANNGLVATEGWAKQTDLHVVELSKKFEQDGVSSIVYTDIARDGMMQGVNVEATADLAKQTSIDIIASGGITNMDDITNLLAQSHHGIGGAITGRAIYEGTLDFAKAQRLCDQQS; encoded by the coding sequence ATGGTAATTATTCCCGCAATTGATTTAAAAGATGGACAATGTGTACGCCTAAGACAAGGCTTAATGGACGACACCACAGTGTTTTCAGACAATCCTGTTAAAATGGCTGCCCAATGGGTTGATCAAGGTGCAAAACGTTTGCATTTAGTTGATTTAAATGGCGCTTTTGAAGGTAAGCCTATTAACGCTGCCAGCGTCACAGAAATCACCAAAGAATTCCCAAATCTTCCTGTGCAGATTGGTGGCGGCATTCGCAATATGCAGATTGCCAATACTTATATCGAAGCTGGCATTAGCTATCTAATTATTGGCACCATGGCGGTGACGCATCCTGAATTTGTTTCTGAATTATGTCGCGAGTTCCCTGGGAAAGTGATTGTCGGCTTGGATGCTAATAATGGCCTAGTTGCCACTGAAGGCTGGGCTAAACAAACCGATTTGCATGTGGTCGAGCTTTCTAAAAAGTTCGAACAAGATGGCGTCAGCTCAATTGTTTATACCGATATTGCACGCGACGGCATGATGCAAGGTGTCAATGTTGAGGCAACTGCCGATTTGGCCAAGCAAACTTCAATTGATATTATTGCTTCTGGCGGAATCACCAATATGGACGATATTACTAATTTATTGGCACAATCACATCACGGCATTGGCGGTGCTATTACTGGGCGCGCTATTTATGAAGGTACGCTGGACTTTGCCAAAGCACAACGTTTATGCGATCAGCAAAGTTAA
- a CDS encoding HlyC/CorC family transporter: MFDDQPPSTKSFLKRLIKKFFHTPLGSNEELLQALKEAEESHIIDSHSRSIIEGTMQLENMEVRDVMVPKSKMVTIEHNADTKTLLDIMIKSAHSRFPIINSKRHKIQGVILAKDLLSYLAGDKRAEFNYKEYLRSAILVPESKTLGALLRVFQQKKSHMAIVMDEYGEIAGLVTLEDVLEQIVGEIEDEHDFEEDNIIDFGDGRFLLKANTPVEEFEAFFDIKLIAEDIDTIAGVVISGFTRLPEQMDEISLQGFKFKVLKTDSRRIHLLEVERLDSQNAS; encoded by the coding sequence ATGTTTGACGACCAACCTCCCTCGACAAAGTCTTTTCTAAAACGACTTATTAAGAAATTTTTCCACACGCCTCTTGGTTCAAACGAAGAGTTATTGCAAGCTCTTAAAGAGGCTGAAGAAAGCCATATTATCGACTCTCATAGTCGAAGCATTATCGAAGGCACGATGCAGCTGGAGAATATGGAGGTGCGCGATGTCATGGTGCCAAAATCAAAAATGGTGACCATCGAGCATAATGCTGATACCAAAACGCTGCTTGATATTATGATCAAATCGGCGCATTCCCGTTTTCCAATTATTAACTCTAAGCGCCATAAAATTCAAGGCGTTATCTTAGCCAAAGATTTGTTGAGTTATTTAGCGGGTGATAAGCGTGCTGAGTTTAACTACAAGGAATATCTACGTAGTGCCATTTTGGTTCCTGAGAGTAAAACATTGGGCGCTTTGCTGAGAGTATTCCAACAAAAAAAATCACATATGGCTATTGTCATGGATGAGTATGGCGAAATTGCTGGCTTGGTAACGCTGGAAGATGTATTAGAGCAAATCGTGGGAGAAATTGAAGATGAGCACGACTTTGAAGAAGACAATATTATTGATTTTGGTGATGGGCGTTTTTTGCTAAAAGCCAACACACCAGTCGAAGAGTTTGAGGCATTTTTTGACATTAAGCTCATCGCTGAAGATATTGATACAATTGCTGGCGTGGTCATCTCTGGATTCACCCGCTTGCCTGAACAAATGGACGAAATTAGCTTGCAAGGGTTTAAGTTTAAAGTCTTAAAAACTGATTCACGCCGCATTCATTTGCTAGAAGTTGAACGCTTAGACAGTCAAAACGCCAGTTAA
- the lptB gene encoding LPS export ABC transporter ATP-binding protein, translating to MSSSTLTVTHISKKYARREVVSDVSFEVKSGEIVGLLGPNGAGKTTCFYIACGLVRADKGQVFIDGVKVSKMPMHKRSKLGLGYLPQEPSIFRKLSVEDNILAVLELNSALDKPQRKHRLEELLSEFHIEHIRHIDGLSLSGGERRRVEIARALAMDPKFVLLDEPFAGVDPISVGDIQQIIYHLKDKGIGVLITDHNYREMLDTCDHSYVLHGGNIIARGDKQAILDNSEVKKVYLGESSVGY from the coding sequence ATGTCATCAAGCACACTCACTGTTACCCATATCTCTAAAAAATACGCCCGACGTGAAGTGGTTTCCGACGTCTCGTTTGAGGTTAAGTCCGGTGAAATTGTGGGCTTGTTAGGTCCTAATGGCGCTGGTAAAACGACCTGTTTTTATATTGCATGTGGCTTGGTTCGGGCAGATAAAGGCCAAGTCTTTATTGACGGGGTTAAGGTGAGCAAAATGCCTATGCATAAACGCTCTAAATTGGGCTTAGGATATTTACCACAAGAGCCTTCAATTTTTCGAAAGCTGTCAGTTGAGGATAATATTTTGGCTGTTTTGGAATTAAATAGTGCCTTAGATAAGCCGCAAAGAAAGCATCGTCTAGAAGAGTTGTTATCTGAATTTCATATTGAACATATTCGTCATATTGACGGCCTGAGTCTTTCAGGTGGAGAAAGGCGTCGAGTTGAGATTGCTAGAGCGCTAGCAATGGATCCAAAATTTGTCCTACTAGATGAGCCATTTGCAGGGGTGGACCCAATTTCTGTGGGCGATATTCAGCAAATTATTTACCATTTAAAGGATAAAGGTATTGGCGTGTTAATTACAGATCATAATTATCGAGAAATGCTTGATACTTGTGATCACTCCTATGTTTTACATGGTGGGAATATTATTGCCAGGGGCGATAAACAAGCTATTCTTGATAATTCAGAAGTTAAAAAAGTCTATTTAGGCGAGTCTAGTGTCGGCTATTAA
- the truA gene encoding tRNA pseudouridine(38-40) synthase TruA, which translates to MKIALGVEYMGTDFHGWQLQKSGIRTVQQVVEKALSKIADHPVRVFCSGRTDAGVHAIEQVIHFETHVDREDKAWLFGGNVNLPYDVNFTWAKRVDDDFHARFNAHARRYHYKIHNAKVRSAIIGRHSLWEPRALNIEDMSEAAQYLLGEHDFSAFRGSLCQAKSPIKTIEFIRLSRHNDEILLDIKANAFLHHMVRNIVGTLLKVGKGERPVEWVQTVLASKQRKEAGATAQPQGLYFVKAFYESRTQGSSLSS; encoded by the coding sequence ATGAAAATAGCATTAGGCGTTGAATACATGGGCACTGATTTTCATGGCTGGCAATTGCAAAAGTCAGGCATTCGTACTGTGCAACAGGTGGTTGAAAAAGCACTTTCAAAAATTGCTGATCATCCAGTGAGGGTTTTTTGCTCGGGTAGAACTGATGCAGGTGTGCATGCTATTGAACAAGTTATTCATTTTGAAACTCACGTTGATCGCGAAGACAAGGCCTGGCTGTTTGGGGGTAATGTCAACTTGCCTTATGATGTGAATTTCACCTGGGCAAAACGTGTTGATGATGACTTTCATGCTCGTTTTAATGCGCATGCCAGGCGCTATCATTACAAAATTCATAATGCCAAAGTGCGCTCTGCCATTATTGGCCGACACTCTCTCTGGGAGCCAAGAGCACTTAATATTGAGGATATGAGTGAAGCAGCACAATACCTTCTAGGAGAGCATGACTTTTCTGCTTTTAGAGGGAGCTTATGCCAGGCGAAATCTCCTATTAAAACCATTGAATTTATTCGCTTAAGTAGGCACAATGACGAAATATTACTAGATATTAAAGCCAATGCGTTTTTACATCATATGGTTAGAAACATTGTTGGCACACTACTCAAGGTGGGCAAGGGTGAGCGCCCTGTCGAATGGGTGCAAACCGTATTAGCCTCGAAACAACGCAAAGAGGCTGGTGCAACAGCCCAGCCTCAAGGTTTATATTTTGTTAAAGCGTTTTACGAATCTAGAACACAAGGTTCATCATTGTCATCATAA
- the tsaD gene encoding tRNA (adenosine(37)-N6)-threonylcarbamoyltransferase complex transferase subunit TsaD: MSAIKPFITLGVESSCDETGIGLYHSEKGLIGHQLFSQVEIHCEYGGVVPELASRDHIQRALPLIKSVLADTHLTLSDISGVAYTAGPGLAGALLVGSAVAKSLAWSLKIPSLGVHHMEGHLLAPLLEEKVPSFPFVALLVSGGHTMLIDVKAIGEYQILGESLDDAVGEAFDKTAKILGLGYPGGPALAELAQQGDANAFKFPRPMIDRPGLDFSFSGLKTFARNTFAKYPEQKANIAKAFEVAVTSTLMIKCRRALEQTGRATLVVAGGVSANLALRQELDAMGLKQGAQVFYPRQEFCTDNGAMIALAGHLRLSKGQATNSDEITIQPRWSLEDLEAV, from the coding sequence GTGTCGGCTATTAAGCCCTTTATTACCTTAGGTGTTGAAAGCTCTTGTGATGAAACAGGCATCGGCCTATATCATAGTGAAAAAGGCCTGATTGGTCACCAGTTGTTTTCTCAAGTAGAGATTCATTGCGAATATGGCGGCGTGGTTCCTGAGCTAGCATCTCGCGATCATATTCAGCGCGCCCTGCCATTAATTAAATCAGTGCTTGCTGATACACACTTAACATTAAGCGATATCAGTGGCGTTGCGTATACGGCAGGCCCTGGTCTTGCCGGGGCTTTGTTGGTGGGTAGTGCAGTGGCAAAATCATTGGCCTGGAGTCTTAAAATCCCTTCACTTGGTGTACACCATATGGAAGGGCATTTATTGGCACCTTTGTTAGAAGAGAAGGTGCCTAGCTTTCCGTTTGTGGCTTTATTAGTATCGGGCGGACACACTATGTTGATTGATGTTAAGGCGATTGGTGAGTACCAGATTTTGGGCGAATCTCTAGACGATGCAGTTGGCGAAGCCTTTGATAAAACGGCCAAAATTTTAGGCTTGGGATATCCAGGCGGCCCAGCTTTAGCCGAACTCGCCCAGCAGGGTGATGCAAATGCTTTTAAGTTTCCAAGACCTATGATTGATCGTCCAGGGCTGGATTTTAGTTTTAGTGGCCTGAAAACATTTGCACGCAATACGTTTGCTAAATATCCTGAGCAAAAGGCTAATATTGCCAAAGCCTTTGAGGTGGCAGTAACCTCAACCTTGATGATTAAATGTCGCCGCGCTTTAGAGCAAACAGGCAGAGCAACATTGGTAGTAGCAGGCGGTGTTAGCGCTAATCTAGCGCTACGCCAAGAGTTAGATGCAATGGGTTTAAAGCAAGGTGCTCAGGTGTTTTATCCGCGCCAAGAATTTTGCACTGATAATGGCGCTATGATCGCGCTTGCAGGGCATCTTCGCCTAAGTAAAGGACAGGCAACAAACAGTGATGAAATCACCATTCAACCCAGATGGAGTCTAGAAGATTTGGAGGCGGTGTGA
- a CDS encoding sulfite exporter TauE/SafE family protein, whose product MDVLISVFLMGLLGGVHCLGMCGGVVAMLTAGLDPQVRSNPSKVALFHLNYNLGRILSYILMGVVFGLLGAVLAQTLQMSSFDKALRIFSGVLMIMVGLYIGGWSSGIQLLEKFGAKFWALLQPLTKRFLPVKDLKSAFFTGLLWGGIPCGLVYGALSFAIVSGSATQGGLIMLAFGLGTLPSLLLMASLSNQLTHLVQKPWVRKTSGLLIIGLGVAALWMPINSMLDAKSPRDNNPQPQSINTFQQPTDLDYLT is encoded by the coding sequence ATGGATGTTCTGATTAGTGTTTTTTTGATGGGCTTGCTAGGCGGTGTTCATTGCTTAGGTATGTGTGGTGGTGTGGTCGCCATGCTAACAGCAGGTCTAGATCCACAAGTGAGATCAAATCCTAGCAAAGTGGCACTTTTTCACCTAAATTACAACCTTGGTCGAATTCTAAGTTACATCCTAATGGGGGTTGTATTTGGCCTATTAGGCGCAGTATTGGCGCAAACTTTGCAAATGAGCTCCTTTGATAAAGCGCTGAGAATTTTTTCGGGCGTGCTTATGATTATGGTGGGTTTGTATATTGGTGGCTGGTCATCAGGCATTCAACTACTGGAAAAATTTGGCGCAAAATTTTGGGCATTATTACAACCACTAACTAAGCGTTTTTTGCCTGTTAAAGACTTAAAATCTGCTTTTTTCACAGGCTTGTTATGGGGCGGTATTCCTTGTGGCTTGGTTTATGGGGCACTGAGTTTTGCCATTGTATCGGGCTCAGCTACTCAAGGCGGTTTGATTATGCTGGCATTCGGCCTAGGTACATTACCCAGTTTATTGTTAATGGCTAGCCTGTCTAACCAGTTAACACATCTTGTGCAAAAGCCTTGGGTTAGAAAAACATCAGGATTATTAATTATCGGCTTGGGTGTGGCGGCCTTATGGATGCCGATTAATTCCATGTTGGACGCTAAGTCGCCCAGAGATAATAACCCTCAACCACAAAGTATTAATACCTTTCAACAACCAACTGATTTAGATTACCTAACCTAG
- a CDS encoding RnfH family protein translates to MHIEVAYALENKQTLLNIEVDAGTTLKQAIELSGLLTLYPQINLMKDKTGIFGKIAKLDTILREKDRVEIYRPLIADPKQVRKERAAQGKNMRSGKKS, encoded by the coding sequence ATGCATATTGAAGTTGCCTACGCATTAGAAAACAAACAAACGCTATTAAATATAGAAGTTGATGCAGGCACAACGCTAAAACAAGCAATCGAACTTTCAGGCCTGTTAACGCTTTACCCTCAAATTAATTTAATGAAAGATAAGACGGGTATTTTTGGGAAAATTGCCAAATTAGATACAATTCTGCGTGAAAAAGACCGTGTTGAAATCTATAGGCCACTGATTGCAGATCCTAAGCAAGTGCGTAAAGAGCGCGCCGCCCAAGGCAAAAATATGCGTAGTGGTAAAAAATCCTAA
- a CDS encoding diacylglycerol kinase, which produces MKNEAVGLKRIFKAFEFSIKGLKTCYQSEAAFRQEVWLAFVLIPLALILGSSPLEKFALIAVVFLVLIVEMLNSAIEAAIDRIGDDYHALSGAAKDMGSAAVWLSLVLLVITWLIILI; this is translated from the coding sequence GTGAAAAATGAAGCTGTTGGTCTTAAGAGAATTTTTAAGGCGTTTGAATTTTCAATAAAAGGCCTTAAAACCTGCTATCAATCTGAAGCCGCTTTCAGGCAAGAAGTCTGGTTGGCGTTTGTTTTGATCCCGTTAGCATTGATTTTAGGCAGCTCTCCTCTGGAAAAATTCGCACTCATTGCTGTTGTTTTTTTGGTGTTAATTGTAGAAATGCTTAATTCTGCCATTGAGGCAGCAATAGATCGTATTGGAGACGACTATCACGCCTTATCAGGCGCTGCTAAAGATATGGGTTCAGCGGCAGTTTGGCTTTCATTAGTATTGCTGGTTATCACATGGCTAATTATTCTAATCTAG
- the pmbA gene encoding metalloprotease PmbA produces MMSLEQTAQQVIQVLKRHNVSDYEMSLSASSGVSTAVRLGKVETLEYHLDKSLDVNVYMGHAKGHASSVDLSESGILKTVESACLIAKYTQHDPFSGLAPKELMAFEVPDLDLYHPWELDPSHSIDLATRCESQALEYGAIDNSDGAEVSSYQGEGLYANSNGMMSIQKGAKHSLNCSVIAKQGMDMQTAYEYTIALDAQDLQTPEWVGDQVAKIAISKLGARSLAAQKCPVIFSPRVSGGIFSQLISALGGSRQYKKSTFLLNSLDQLVLPDTLSILENPFAQKTIGAKAFDRDGVLKRKQHFVKDGRVQSYVLSQYSANQLGLQTTANAGGVNNLIIEHQYSGDLNDMIKSMDKGLVVTELMGQGVNGTTGDYSRGATGFWVEHGEIQYPVSGITIAGNLKDMLLGIEHVGTDVDHRGNIKVGSVLINQMTIAGEGE; encoded by the coding sequence ATGATGTCGTTAGAGCAAACCGCACAACAAGTTATTCAAGTCCTTAAACGCCACAACGTGAGCGATTATGAGATGTCCTTAAGCGCCAGCTCAGGTGTCTCTACCGCTGTGCGTTTAGGCAAGGTTGAGACTCTGGAATATCACCTTGATAAGTCTTTGGATGTTAATGTTTATATGGGCCATGCCAAGGGTCATGCATCAAGTGTCGATTTAAGTGAAAGCGGTATTTTAAAAACCGTTGAATCTGCCTGTCTTATTGCTAAATATACCCAGCACGACCCATTTAGCGGTCTAGCACCAAAAGAGTTAATGGCCTTTGAAGTGCCTGATTTGGATCTATACCACCCTTGGGAGTTAGATCCTAGCCATAGTATCGATTTGGCCACACGCTGTGAGTCGCAAGCTTTGGAATATGGCGCTATTGATAATTCTGATGGTGCTGAGGTGTCTAGTTATCAAGGCGAAGGTTTATATGCAAATTCGAATGGCATGATGAGCATACAAAAAGGTGCCAAACACTCGTTGAATTGTAGTGTTATTGCCAAGCAAGGTATGGACATGCAAACAGCTTATGAATACACAATAGCACTTGATGCACAAGATTTGCAAACACCAGAATGGGTGGGCGATCAAGTGGCAAAAATTGCCATAAGCAAGCTCGGCGCTAGATCTTTAGCGGCACAAAAATGCCCTGTTATTTTTTCACCCAGAGTATCTGGCGGGATTTTTTCACAATTAATAAGTGCGCTGGGCGGCTCTCGTCAGTACAAAAAATCAACTTTTTTATTAAACAGTCTCGACCAATTGGTATTGCCAGACACACTTTCCATTTTAGAAAATCCATTCGCTCAAAAAACCATTGGTGCCAAAGCTTTTGACCGTGACGGTGTACTTAAAAGAAAACAGCATTTTGTAAAAGATGGACGAGTGCAAAGCTATGTCCTAAGCCAATATTCGGCCAATCAATTAGGCTTGCAAACTACCGCTAATGCGGGCGGTGTTAACAATTTGATTATTGAGCATCAATATTCAGGGGATTTAAATGATATGATTAAATCCATGGATAAAGGTTTGGTGGTGACAGAATTAATGGGTCAGGGTGTGAATGGCACGACGGGAGATTACTCTCGAGGTGCAACAGGATTTTGGGTAGAACATGGTGAAATCCAATACCCGGTATCAGGCATTACCATTGCTGGTAATTTAAAAGACATGCTCTTAGGTATTGAGCATGTTGGTACCGATGTAGATCATCGAGGTAATATTAAGGTTGGTTCAGTACTGATTAATCAGATGACAATTGCCGGAGAGGGCGAGTGA
- a CDS encoding biotin--[acetyl-CoA-carboxylase] ligase yields MANYSNLAAQIKPAVECFAFDSIASTNDYLSALAFSQTTQICITSEQTQGKGQYDRSWLSQKDASVLLSIRHVFGVDLSLNGLSLVIGLGVVSALEALGISQVKLKWPNDVFVGQKKLAGILIENTLQGQYQSVVIGLGLNYDLRQNFECDSPWIDLASIIQKPPAIEDLSALLINHILKNCQLFASHGLAYFLKSWQQVDYLTNKQVELDINNQKLIGVVKGINSQGMLIVEVNGQLIEVCSSKQIRLI; encoded by the coding sequence ATGGCTAATTATTCTAATCTAGCCGCTCAAATTAAACCAGCAGTTGAGTGTTTTGCTTTTGATTCAATAGCGAGTACGAATGACTACCTGTCGGCGCTCGCATTTTCACAAACCACCCAAATTTGCATTACTAGTGAGCAAACACAGGGGAAAGGTCAGTATGATCGTAGCTGGCTGAGTCAAAAAGATGCTAGTGTGTTGTTGTCTATTCGCCATGTTTTTGGCGTAGATTTATCGCTGAACGGCTTGAGTTTAGTGATTGGGCTTGGTGTGGTTAGCGCACTGGAAGCGCTCGGTATTAGCCAAGTAAAGCTTAAATGGCCAAATGATGTATTTGTTGGTCAGAAAAAACTAGCGGGTATTTTAATTGAAAATACATTACAAGGCCAATATCAATCTGTTGTTATCGGGCTTGGTTTAAATTATGATTTGAGGCAAAATTTTGAATGCGACTCCCCTTGGATTGATTTAGCCAGTATCATCCAAAAGCCGCCAGCTATTGAAGATTTATCCGCTTTATTAATCAACCATATTTTAAAAAATTGCCAATTATTCGCCTCTCACGGCCTTGCTTATTTTCTAAAGTCATGGCAACAAGTGGATTATTTAACAAATAAGCAAGTAGAGTTGGATATAAATAATCAAAAATTGATTGGCGTAGTCAAGGGTATTAATTCCCAAGGAATGCTAATAGTAGAGGTGAATGGACAGTTGATTGAGGTCTGTAGCTCTAAACAAATCCGACTTATTTAG